A genome region from Stenotrophomonas bentonitica includes the following:
- a CDS encoding DUF6680 family protein, translating to MIISAANAVSAAVSAGQSSITISDSLIVFATLLGPVLAVQAQQWVERARKTSDLRAWVFTTLMNTRATRMSTAHIEALNSITIAFHDGGRRWRSKKSQAVLNKWREYLAHLSQQTPVSEAEFAAQAARGTEIFTNLLEAIAIERGFDVDRAEIVAGAYHPRGFVHGELQRNEAIERVMQILRGESGLPVVVRPEAPTPAGEENDARPEE from the coding sequence ATGATCATTTCTGCCGCGAACGCTGTTTCCGCCGCTGTATCCGCCGGACAAAGCTCGATCACGATCAGCGATAGTTTGATCGTTTTCGCAACCTTGCTCGGACCCGTGCTGGCCGTCCAGGCGCAACAATGGGTTGAGCGGGCGCGCAAGACATCGGATCTGCGCGCTTGGGTATTCACCACGCTGATGAATACACGGGCCACGCGAATGAGCACCGCGCATATCGAGGCGCTCAACAGCATCACCATCGCTTTCCACGACGGAGGAAGGCGTTGGAGATCTAAGAAGAGCCAAGCTGTTTTGAATAAGTGGCGCGAGTACCTCGCTCATCTCTCGCAACAAACGCCGGTGAGCGAGGCCGAGTTTGCCGCCCAGGCTGCCCGAGGTACGGAGATATTCACCAACCTGCTGGAAGCGATAGCGATCGAGCGCGGTTTTGATGTGGATCGCGCAGAGATTGTCGCTGGTGCGTATCACCCCCGAGGATTTGTGCATGGGGAGCTTCAGAGAAATGAGGCGATCGAGCGTGTGATGCAGATTCTCAGAGGGGAAAGCGGTCTGCCGGTCGTAGTCCGACCAGAAGCGCCGACGCCAGCTGGGGAAGAGAACGACGCGCGTCCGGAGGAATGA
- a CDS encoding helix-turn-helix transcriptional regulator, with protein sequence MTSTTNIAQAPRRLLRLKQVLDRTGLPKSTMYSRISAGTFPKQVPVGASVRWLESEVEEWIQLQVHARDQQLESGGTSGGIGANDTHPPLAA encoded by the coding sequence ATGACCAGCACCACCAACATCGCCCAGGCACCCCGCCGGCTCCTGCGCCTGAAGCAGGTTCTCGACCGCACTGGCCTGCCCAAGTCGACCATGTATTCGCGCATTTCGGCCGGAACGTTCCCCAAACAGGTGCCCGTCGGGGCATCTGTTCGGTGGCTCGAATCGGAGGTTGAGGAATGGATTCAGTTGCAGGTCCACGCCCGTGACCAGCAGCTCGAAAGCGGGGGTACCAGTGGGGGTATCGGCGCCAACGACACCCATCCACCCCTTGCCGCGTAA
- a CDS encoding type II toxin-antitoxin system RelE/ParE family toxin — MSRTFKTSWFAKKARKIGISDADLCRAVKQVRLGQAEDLGGGVFKKRLHNNDYRSIILAKGGRYWIFNFIFSKQGKKSLDEAELEDFRTLAKAYGKLDETQLTVLLKDKDLVEICHENQDQI, encoded by the coding sequence ATGAGCCGCACGTTCAAGACCAGCTGGTTCGCCAAGAAGGCGAGGAAGATTGGCATCAGCGACGCTGACTTATGCAGGGCTGTGAAACAGGTCCGGCTGGGCCAAGCGGAAGATCTCGGCGGAGGGGTTTTCAAAAAACGTCTTCATAACAACGATTACCGCAGCATCATCCTGGCGAAAGGCGGTCGGTACTGGATCTTCAACTTCATCTTTTCCAAGCAGGGCAAGAAGAGCTTGGACGAAGCCGAACTGGAAGACTTCCGAACACTTGCCAAAGCCTACGGAAAGTTGGACGAGACGCAGCTGACCGTTTTGCTGAAAGACAAAGACCTGGTGGAGATCTGCCATGAAAACCAAGACCAAATTTAA
- a CDS encoding DNA cytosine methyltransferase, giving the protein MADGSRSPEIRVTRKVRPMLIADLFCGAGGLSNGAARAMRELGLPVRIIGVNHWPVAIETNRRNHKEHADRIHCADLESALPLTLVPEGRLDLLTAAPSCVFHSRARGGRPVHDQQRMDPWHVVRWCTELRVTRLLVENVPEFMDWGPCSLVTGRPIKSRRGEYFRAWVSALQAVGFKVDWKVVCCADFGDPTTRRRFFLIGRSDGKRLAWEDFSHDRVGGTDLLGTRPRWRGAREIIDWSIAGKSIFRRKKPLRPNTLRRILAGALKYQWPQPYVDAVQALLDGQTPRLIFSRAEAIGLGLISADPMLVHLRGTSEQHLQATAKSVEEPLPSLTAGGGHVGLVLATSSGGAARDLDQPLPTITTGGAGSERPGCARPQLVEPLVMATASGGTARPVGDPVPTITTGGNGARPHLIEAIIVPTSNTSSAGVPRSVAEPIRTVTTAKGGDQAMAVPLVAPYYGGGSGLTATSVAEPVPSVTTKARFGMAEPVLMRAGHGDSDGRDPASRVLDQDAPMPALTGSNEGALAEPIVMRGNVGTGRTGDMRPASEPMPTITCSESLALAEPFTMPVTHHGGDRVRGLDDPLPTITGANRGELGLAQPAADLADEVVIDVNYRMLHWRELARATSFDDEGEVYDFAGTATEITKQIGNAVPNRTAKALVMGLMRDAA; this is encoded by the coding sequence ATGGCTGACGGCTCTCGCTCGCCGGAGATTCGCGTTACCCGCAAGGTCCGCCCGATGCTCATTGCGGATCTGTTCTGCGGCGCCGGCGGGCTGTCCAACGGCGCCGCGCGCGCCATGCGGGAGCTGGGCCTGCCGGTGCGCATCATCGGCGTGAACCACTGGCCGGTAGCCATCGAAACCAACCGCCGGAATCACAAGGAACACGCTGACCGCATCCATTGCGCTGACCTGGAATCCGCTCTGCCGCTGACGCTGGTCCCCGAGGGCCGGCTGGACCTGCTAACGGCTGCACCTTCCTGCGTGTTCCATAGCCGGGCGCGCGGCGGTCGGCCGGTACACGACCAGCAGCGAATGGACCCGTGGCACGTTGTGCGCTGGTGCACAGAACTGCGCGTGACCCGACTGCTGGTGGAGAACGTGCCGGAGTTCATGGACTGGGGCCCGTGCAGCCTGGTCACCGGCCGGCCGATCAAGTCCCGCCGCGGCGAGTACTTCCGCGCCTGGGTGTCAGCCCTGCAGGCGGTGGGCTTCAAGGTCGATTGGAAGGTGGTCTGCTGCGCGGACTTCGGCGACCCGACGACCCGGCGCCGCTTCTTCCTGATCGGCCGCAGTGATGGCAAGCGGCTCGCCTGGGAGGACTTCAGCCACGATCGCGTGGGCGGTACCGACCTGCTGGGCACCCGGCCGCGCTGGCGCGGCGCGCGGGAGATCATCGACTGGAGCATCGCCGGCAAGAGCATTTTCCGCCGGAAGAAGCCCCTGCGGCCGAACACGCTACGCCGCATCCTTGCCGGCGCGCTGAAGTACCAGTGGCCGCAGCCGTACGTCGACGCGGTCCAGGCGCTGCTGGATGGGCAGACGCCGCGCCTGATCTTCTCCCGCGCGGAGGCTATCGGGCTTGGGCTGATCTCGGCGGACCCGATGCTGGTCCACCTGCGGGGCACCAGCGAGCAGCACCTGCAGGCCACGGCGAAGTCGGTGGAGGAGCCCCTTCCCTCGCTCACCGCCGGCGGCGGGCACGTCGGTCTGGTGCTGGCCACCAGCAGCGGCGGCGCGGCGCGGGACCTGGACCAGCCCCTGCCGACGATCACCACCGGCGGCGCCGGCAGTGAGCGCCCTGGCTGCGCACGGCCGCAGCTGGTGGAACCGCTGGTCATGGCCACCGCCAGCGGCGGCACCGCGCGTCCGGTCGGCGATCCGGTACCCACGATCACCACCGGCGGCAACGGCGCGCGCCCGCACCTGATCGAAGCCATCATCGTTCCGACCTCGAACACCAGCAGCGCCGGTGTGCCGCGCTCCGTGGCTGAGCCGATTCGAACCGTCACCACCGCCAAGGGCGGCGACCAGGCTATGGCAGTGCCGTTGGTGGCGCCGTACTACGGCGGCGGCTCTGGGCTCACCGCGACTTCGGTGGCGGAGCCGGTGCCATCGGTGACCACAAAGGCTCGCTTCGGGATGGCCGAACCAGTTCTGATGCGCGCCGGGCACGGCGACAGCGATGGCCGCGACCCAGCCAGCCGCGTGCTGGACCAAGACGCGCCGATGCCAGCCTTGACCGGTTCCAACGAGGGGGCGCTGGCCGAGCCCATCGTCATGCGGGGCAACGTCGGTACCGGCCGCACCGGTGACATGCGCCCGGCCAGCGAGCCGATGCCGACGATCACTTGCTCCGAGTCCCTGGCGCTGGCTGAGCCGTTCACCATGCCGGTGACCCACCACGGCGGCGACCGGGTGCGCGGGCTGGATGACCCTCTGCCCACCATCACCGGCGCCAACCGTGGCGAACTCGGGCTCGCACAGCCAGCGGCCGACCTGGCCGACGAGGTCGTGATCGACGTCAACTACCGAATGCTGCACTGGCGCGAGCTGGCCAGGGCCACGTCGTTCGACGACGAGGGCGAGGTCTACGACTTCGCCGGCACCGCCACCGAGATCACCAAGCAGATCGGCAACGCTGTCCCCAACCGCACTGCCAAGGCGCTGGTCATGGGCCTGATGAGGGATGCCGCATGA
- a CDS encoding helix-turn-helix domain-containing protein, with translation MKTKTKFKSDMSEALHSSASALMKVGAVSKATMRDFDARHLIKAPDFKPEEIVRIRSANNVSQPVFALYLSTSESTVQKWETGAKKPSGMAMRLLDVVKKHGLEVLA, from the coding sequence ATGAAAACCAAGACCAAATTTAAGAGCGATATGTCTGAGGCCCTTCACTCATCGGCCTCGGCCCTGATGAAGGTTGGCGCAGTCAGCAAAGCCACCATGCGCGACTTCGACGCTCGCCACCTGATCAAGGCACCCGACTTCAAACCTGAGGAAATCGTGCGGATCCGGTCGGCCAACAATGTAAGCCAGCCGGTTTTCGCTCTGTATCTGAGCACAAGCGAAAGCACGGTCCAGAAGTGGGAAACCGGCGCAAAGAAGCCCAGCGGCATGGCGATGCGTCTGTTGGATGTTGTGAAAAAGCATGGCCTTGAAGTTCTAGCCTGA
- a CDS encoding serine hydrolase domain-containing protein yields MKRTWSTLMLLTMAWAAPVLASDPLTPVLARWDQDEHPDLRAVVVMRDGKIVAERYYNGETAASLHDVRSAGKSVTALLAGIAIDQGALKNVDERVPTHWPEAAGSAVGDVRLDDLLTMRSGLAAFDEDPASPGNEDKLDEAAYPLAFVLAVPRATPPGQVYRYNSLTSYVVGVELAKAAGMSMADFARANLFTPLGITRWEWASDAAGYTKGQGNLSLTARDFATLGEMVRNKGLYNGRRIVSEAWLGEALAPRVPIADSDPYADHYGYFWYHKVHDINGQKVPVSFASGNGGNKIYVIPSRKLVVAITSSAYGKGYGQRRSEAILKALLSADTPAP; encoded by the coding sequence ATGAAGCGGACGTGGTCGACCCTGATGCTGCTGACGATGGCGTGGGCAGCCCCCGTGCTGGCCAGCGATCCGCTGACGCCGGTGCTGGCCCGCTGGGACCAGGACGAACATCCCGACCTGCGCGCGGTGGTGGTGATGCGTGACGGCAAGATAGTCGCCGAACGCTATTACAACGGCGAAACCGCAGCCTCGCTGCACGATGTGCGCTCAGCCGGCAAAAGCGTCACCGCGCTGCTGGCCGGCATCGCCATCGACCAGGGCGCGCTGAAGAATGTGGACGAACGCGTCCCCACGCACTGGCCCGAGGCCGCCGGCAGCGCCGTTGGCGACGTGCGCCTGGACGACCTGCTGACCATGCGGTCCGGCCTGGCCGCCTTCGACGAAGATCCCGCCTCGCCGGGCAACGAAGACAAGCTCGACGAAGCCGCCTACCCGCTGGCGTTCGTGCTGGCGGTACCGCGCGCGACCCCACCGGGCCAGGTCTATCGTTACAACTCGCTGACCAGTTATGTAGTGGGCGTGGAACTGGCCAAGGCCGCCGGCATGTCGATGGCCGACTTCGCCCGCGCCAATCTGTTCACGCCGCTGGGCATCACCCGCTGGGAGTGGGCCAGCGACGCCGCCGGGTACACCAAAGGGCAGGGCAACCTGTCGCTGACCGCGCGCGACTTCGCCACCCTGGGCGAGATGGTCCGGAACAAGGGCCTGTACAACGGCCGCCGCATCGTCAGCGAGGCCTGGCTGGGCGAAGCACTTGCGCCCCGCGTCCCCATCGCAGACAGCGACCCCTACGCCGACCATTACGGCTATTTCTGGTACCACAAGGTCCACGACATCAACGGCCAGAAGGTGCCGGTGTCTTTCGCCTCCGGCAACGGCGGCAACAAGATCTACGTCATCCCCAGCCGCAAGCTGGTTGTGGCGATCACGTCCAGCGCGTACGGCAAGGGTTATGGGCAACGTCGCTCGGAAGCGATCCTCAAGGCGCTGCTGTCGGCCGACACGCCCGCGCCGTGA
- a CDS encoding AprI/Inh family metalloprotease inhibitor encodes MATNFPSTPLLALLLLGSPAVALGQDVSFGSMEEHTSSEQDSSSTTTTSSQSTTGQDQDGTTSSDQNGDSAFGNFGSLNQQSTTSGSSHSESRSESRDSSVEIDMGGNDDDWPHGHDHGDRHGGRPGWGAELVGRWTLGQENGNTCTIELKDAEWFGGHSAYVPAGCPDGFFPANRWVLSGNQLLITDTNNTTIGRFRQDRSGRWSGKRESDGARLYLNPVGN; translated from the coding sequence ATGGCAACGAACTTCCCCTCTACCCCCCTGCTCGCCCTGCTCCTGCTGGGCTCCCCCGCCGTGGCCCTCGGCCAGGATGTCTCGTTCGGCTCGATGGAGGAGCACACCAGCAGCGAGCAGGACAGCTCCAGCACGACCACCACCAGCAGCCAGTCGACGACCGGGCAGGACCAGGACGGAACGACCAGCTCCGATCAGAACGGCGACTCGGCATTCGGCAACTTCGGTTCGCTCAACCAGCAGTCCACCACCAGCGGCAGCTCGCACTCCGAGTCGCGCAGCGAGAGCAGGGACAGCTCGGTGGAGATCGACATGGGTGGCAATGACGACGACTGGCCGCATGGGCACGATCATGGCGACCGGCACGGCGGGCGCCCGGGCTGGGGCGCGGAACTCGTGGGTCGGTGGACCCTGGGCCAGGAGAACGGCAACACCTGCACCATCGAGCTCAAGGACGCCGAGTGGTTCGGTGGGCACAGCGCCTACGTCCCCGCAGGCTGTCCGGATGGGTTCTTCCCGGCCAACCGCTGGGTGCTGTCGGGCAACCAGTTGCTGATTACCGACACCAACAACACCACCATTGGCCGTTTCCGCCAGGACCGCAGCGGCCGCTGGTCGGGAAAGCGCGAGTCCGACGGAGCGCGGCTGTATCTGAACCCAGTCGGGAACTGA